Proteins from one Podospora pseudoanserina strain CBS 124.78 chromosome 1, whole genome shotgun sequence genomic window:
- a CDS encoding hypothetical protein (EggNog:ENOG503NWFE; BUSCO:EOG09260BL6; COG:K) gives MAVDELDFANLNDEAWADVEARDEAAIKKINNAFEDGELNGIIGNVASGGAIDQADKADDAIDFEDMDLSDEDDLPEEEEATGPPLDVNDDEDDLFGDAGFRSSPEPADGLNDDNDADSNAPDADGMDIDEPAKSLEELRAMNFDFDHDPGLDETNQDPNIPAPAENLVEAVKQAYPGFKENAVLPWNELLRPKVATWISKKPLKPPKHLVPSKLSLDLEADQEKLFRIPGTAMYSVFQRIRDAEARGLWSLEEYEPLEQADIEVFSVDDGESGDEKIGGYTLRDIALVCDDWDSVVGLAELQSQNQVDSVTEDRHIKSEPDEDDEDDEWDRMFLDNQPASKKRRLEIPKGLPPIPTFTAPNFDNYEQAASKLGKRVILDMNDPFLLVDDVESSERAAKRRKTQHKTVRLANGRLGRELTQRFNFSSDQAYDALKENAQSKVRATLAPIPVEHSMPAQRLSWPYYKVKLTASDPHSYHRPQFHPKKDGQHLIRFSKPQPTKRKLMRAKKIPEAFRTSADLSMNDSSTAVLLEYCEEVPIVLSNFGMGQKIINYYRRSKGTDSNSKGEKRELGENCVLMPEDRSPFAMVGQVHPGETVPTLHNQMFRAPIFKHSPRKTDFLVGRSSTGKSGASWYIRNIDHLFVVGQILPSMEVPGPHSRRVTNIAKNRLKMVSYRLLRNSDNVTLSDITKHVAESNESQNRQKLKEFLDFRKEQRNWTLKEGDEMLPESEIRSLVRPEEVCLLDAMQVGAHELENGGYEVNDSMVNDENEAGDELPPDALANKMAPWRLTKAFIDASHGKAMIAVHGAGDPTGKGLGVSYLRTSMKGGFLEQLQGPNATSADAIERQRKANGGHMYNVKNQDTLYSEALKDIWNRQRESLQDAQEHDDDDVLAQEDEDDRFNTQSQAPSRPAVPDGVSQISQSHASAVGGGRKLKITRQIKDENGELKTVEEIVHDPVVINQYLKRRRQQAMEKIDFDNIKLTGDKETDTLILEKAAIELERLQKNKIRTAKRTKQKDLQQRMKEGGADGPDSPGPGGEKVPGTTRKCANCGQVGHIKTNKKLCPLLNGSRPREQNPDDAAGLASGDAPVAASFIL, from the exons ATGGCGGTCGACGAACTCGACTTTGCCAATCTTAACGACGAGGCTTGGGCTGATGTCGAGGCCCGTGACGaggccgccatcaagaagatcaacAACGCTTTTGAGGACGGCGAACTCAATGGCATCATCGGCAATGTCGCATCAGGCGGCGCCATCGACCAGGCCGACAAAGCCGACGATGCTATCGACTTTGAAGACATGGATTTGAGTGACGAAGATGACctgcccgaggaggaggaagcgaCGGGCCCGCCCTTGGACGTTaatgacgatgaggacgacCTCTTTGGTGACGCCGGCTTCAGGTCCTCCCCGGAACCCGCTGACGGACTAAACGACGATAACGACGCCGATTCCAATGCTCCTGATGCAGACGGTATGGATATTGACGAGCCTGCCAAGTCGCTGGAGGAACTGCGGGCCATGAACTTCGACTTTGATCATGACCCTGGCCTGGACGAAACCAACCAAGATCCCAACATTCCGGCCCCTGCCGAGAATCTCGTGGAAGCCGTCAAGCAAGCCTACCCGGGGTTCAAGGAGAACGCTGTTCTGCCTTGGAACGAACTTTTGCGCCCCAAAGTTGCCACCTGGATCTCCAAGAAACCTCTGAAGCCTCCCAAGCACCTCGTGCCGAGCAAACTGAGCTTGGATTTGGAGGCCGATCAGGAGAAGCTTTTCAGAATTCCCGGCACTGCCATGTATTCGGTATTTCAGAGGATCAGAGATGCAGAGGCGCGCGGTCTGTGGTCTCTAGAGGAGTATGAGCCCCTGGAGCAAGCCGATATTGAGGTGTTCAGCGTGGACGATGGGGAGTCTGGCGATGAGAAAATAGGTGGGTACACCCTGCGCGACATCGCCCTTGTGTGCGATGACTGGGACAGCGTCGTCGGGCTTGCCGAACTCCAAAGCCAAAACCAGGTCGACTCCGTCACTGAAGACAGGCACATTAAGTCTGAGCCtgacgaagatgacgaagacgacgagtGGGATAGAATGTTTCTGGATAACCAGCCAGCCTCGAAGAAACGGCGGCTGGAGATACCAAAAGGCCTCCCGCCTATCCCAACCTTTACAGCACCGAACTTTGACAATTACGAACAAGCTGCCTCCAAGCTCGGGAAGCGCGTCATACTGGACATGAACGACCCGTTCCTTCTTGTGGATGATGTCGAGTCGTCAGAACGAGCCGCCAAGAGACGCAAGACCCAACACAAGACGGTCCGCCTGGCAAATGGACGCCTTGGCCGCGAATTGACCCAACGATTCAACTTTTCTTCGGACCAGGCCTACGATGCTCTCAAGGAAAACGCTCAGAGCAAGGTTCGCGCGACGTTGGCGCCCATTCCCGTTGAGCACAGTATGCCTGCCCAGCGGCTGTCTTGGCCATATTACAAGGTCAAGCTTACTGCCAGCGACCCGCACAGTTATCACCGGCCGCAATTCCATCCAAAGAAGGATGGTCAACATCTCATCAGGTTTTCCAAGCCTCAGCCTACAAAGCGCAAGTTGATGAGGGCCAAGAAGATTCCAGAGGCCTTCAGGACATCTGCCGATCTCTCAATGAACGACAGCTCCACCGCTGTACTACTGGAGTACTGCGAGGAGGTTCCCATTGTACTTTCCAACTTCGGCATGGGTCAAAAGATCATCAACTACTACCGTCGCTCAAAGGGCACTGACTCCAACTCTaagggagagaagagggagctCGGCGAGAACTGTGTTTTGATGCCTGAGGACCGGTCTCCGTTTGCCATGGTTGGCCAGGTACATCCGGGTGAAACTGTGCCTACTCTTCACAACCAGATGTTCCGAGCCCCCATCTTCAAGCACAGCCCGAGAAAGACTGATTTCCTCGTCGGTCGCAGCTCCACCGGCAAATCAGGGGCGAGCTGGTACATTCGCAACATTGATCATCTCTTTGTCGTCGGTCAGATTCTTCCCTCGATGGAAGTGCCAGGACCTCACTCCCGGCGTGTGACCAACATTGCCAAAAACCGCCTCAAGATGGTTTCATATCGCCTGCTCAGGAACAGCGACAATGTCACGCTCAGCGATATCACAAAGCACGTCGCCGAGTCCAACGAGTCACAGAACCGTCAGAAGCTCAAGGAATTTTTAGACTTCCGCAAGGAGCAGCGCAACTGGACGCTTAAGGAAGGCGACGAAATGTTGCCGGAAAGCGAGATCCGGTCGCTTGTTAGGCCTGAAGAGGTCTGCCTGTTGGATGCCATGCAGGTGGGCGCACACGAACTCGAGAACGGCGGCTATGAAGTTAATGACAGCATGGTCAACGATGAGAATGAAGCCGGTGACGAGCTACCTCCGGATGCACTTGCTAATAAAATGGCGCCGTGGAGGCTCACCAAGGCTTTCATTGATGCGAGCCATGGCAAAGCCATGATCGCTGTTCACGGTGCGGGAGACCCGACGGGCAAAGGTCTCGGCGTCAGCTACCTCCGCACCTCGATGAAGGGTGGTTTTCTAGAGCAGCTTCAAGGTCCCAATGCTACATCCGCCGATGCCATAGAGCGACAACGGAAGGCTAACGGCGGGCACATGTACAACGTCAAGAACCAAGACACGCTGTACAGTGAAGCTCTCAAGGATATCTGGAACCGCCAGCGAGAAAGTCTGCAGGATGCGCAGGAgcacgatgacgacgatgttTTGGCAcaggaagacgaggatgatcGCTTCAACACCCAGAGTCAGGCTCCTTCCCGCCCGGCCGTCCCCGATGGCGTCAGCCAGATCAGTCAGAGCCATGCCAGCgctgtgggtggtggcagaaAGCTGAAGATCACCCGGCAAATCAAGGATGAGAACGGCGAGCTTAAAACTGTTGAAGAGATCGTTCACGACCCCGTGGTCATCAATCAATACCTGAAGAGGAGGCGCCAACAAGCCATGGAGAAGATCGA CTTTGATAATATCAAGCTTACCGGAGACAAGGAAACCGATACGCTCATTCTTGAAAA AGCTGCGATTGAGCTCGAGCGTCTACAGAAGAACAAGATCCGAACAGCCAAACGCACCAAGCAGAAGGATCTTCAGCAGCGCATGAAGGAAGGCGGCGCCGACGGCCCCGATTCACCCGGTCCCGGCGGAGAAAAGGTCCCGGGCACGACGAGGAAGTGCGCGAACTGCGGCCAGGTCGGCCATATcaaaaccaacaagaa GCTCTGCCCGCTTCTCAATGGGTCTCGACCCCGCGAGCAGAACCCCGACGACGCTGCTGGACTTGCATCTGGCGACGCGCCTGTTGCGGCCAGTTTCATTCTTTGA
- the ARP4 gene encoding Actin-related protein 4 (COG:Z; BUSCO:EOG09262MOO; EggNog:ENOG503NUWX), translated as MAQQPLPSSVQPTDVYGGDEVSAIVLDPGYINTRAGFAGEEMPKQVLPSFYGHITSSNRDVFGDQAMYPRADFEIRNYMNRDSVVEDWDAATKIWEHALVNRLGIPRPTPPSKNGLNNKPKPAAEGEDVEMADEADLDETENYEKPMAENPLLMTEAAWNSPKQREKAIEICMENWACPAFWLSKTPVLAAFAAGKATALVLDVGGSNTSVTAIFDGMVLKRSVQRSPVGGVWLSSQIRSLFEASEPKVEVVPTFMVENKKPVEAGQPADARLKTFDFQISPSFRAYEEERVLKEFKESVVEVWRGPGRYLAPGNEDYAKNLPGRVFEMPDGSNQMWREQRFKVAEGMWDDNAAFPGATEEGKITKAQTVPGLIKAALDSIDVDVRPALLANVVVTGSTSLLPGFTDRLNHELTAMFPSVKVKLHAAGLSSERRFGAWIGGSILGSLGTFHQMWISRKEYEENGPGIVEKRCK; from the exons ATGGCACAACAACCGCTCCCCTCGTCGGTACAACCGACAGACGTCTATGGCGGAG ACGAAGTCTCTGCCATCGTCCTTGACCCAGGCTATATCAACACCCGTGCCGGCTTCGCGGGCGAAGAAATGCCTAAGCAGGTTCTCCCTTCGTTCTACGGCCatatcacctcctccaatcgCGATGTCTTCGGCGACCAGGCAATGTATCCCCGTGCTGACTTCGAAATCCGCAATTACATGAACCGCGATAGCGTCGTGGAGGACTGGGATGCCGCCACCAAGATCTGGGAGCATGCCCTTGTCAACCGCCTGGGCATCCCCCGCCCAACCCCGCCCAGCAAAAACGGCCTGAACAACAAGCCCAAACCAGCAGCCGAGGGCGAAGATGTGGAAATGGCCGACGAGGCTGATTTAGACGAGACGGAAAACTACGAAAAGCCCATGGCGGAGAATCCGCTGTTGATGACAGAGGCGGCGTGGAACTCACCAAAGCAGAGGGAAAAGGCCATTGAGATTTGCATGGAGAATTGGGCGTGTCCTGCGTTTTGGCTGAGCAAGACCCCGGTGCTGGCTGCCTTTGCAGCGGGGAAGGCGACAGCCTTGGTGTTGGACGTGGGAGGGTCTAACACCAGTGTCACGGCGATTTTTGACGGCATGGTGCTGAAGCGGAGCGTCCAGCGGTCGCCTGTCGGCGGTGTATGGCTCAGCAGCCAGATCAGGTCACTCTTTGAGGCCAGCGAGCCcaaggtggaggttgtgCCTACTTTTATGGTGGAAAACAAGAAGCCGGTGGAGGCTGGGCAACCTGCTGACGCCAGACTGAAGACTTTTGATTTCCAGATTTCACCCTCCTTCAGGGCctatgaggaggagagagtCTTGAAAGAGTTCAAGGAGTCTGTGGTAGAGGTTTGGAGGGGCCCTGGGAGATACCTCGCGCCAGGAAACGAGGACTACGCCAAGAACCTGCCTGGCCGTGTGTTTGAGATGCCAGATGGCAGCAATCAGATGTGGCGCGAGCAACGCTTCAAGGTTGCCGAGGGCATGTGGGACGACAACGCTGCCTTCCCCGGCGCCACCGAGGAAGGAAAGATCACCAAGGCCCAGACTGTGCCCGGCTTGATCAAGGCAGCACTCGACTCCATCGACGTCGACGTTCGACCTGCCCTTTTGGCCAACGTTGTCGTTACCGGGAGCACAAGCTTGTTGCCAGGGTTCACCGACCGCCTGAACCACGAACTCACAGCCATGTTCCCCAGCGTTAAGGTCAAGCTTCACGCCGCCGGCCTCAGCAGCGAGAGGCGGTTCGGGGCCTGGATAGGTGGCAGCATCCTCGGGAGTCTGGGCACATTCCACCAGATGTGGATCTCACGAAAGGAATACGAGGAGAACGGGCCTGGGATCGTAGAGAAGCGCTGCAAGTAG
- a CDS encoding hypothetical protein (COG:Z; EggNog:ENOG503NY4P), with amino-acid sequence MVKALTFKGDKKPKKRKRTGGASGKADDDDNRQLKTAKPSTEADADADADADDDSWVSADVTADISGPIMFVLPTEPPTALACDAIGKVFTLQIENIIDNNPITAEPHDVRQVWVANRIVGTEHFRFKGHHGKYLSCDKIGLFSATSEAITPLESFSVIPTADTPGTFQIQTLRDTFLSVRASRSSKANASPEVRGDETEITFDTTLRIRMQARYKPKLKASKEEKAREKISRAELEAAVGRRLDEDEVKRLKRARREGDYHEAVLDLKVKGKHDKYG; translated from the exons ATGGTCAAAGCACTCACCTTCAAAGGAGataaaaaaccaaaaaagaGGAAACGCACCGGCGGGGCTAGCGGGAAAGCagatgacgatgacaacCGCCAGCTCAAAACcgccaaaccctccaccgaagccgacgccgacgccgacgccgacgccgacgacgacagctgGGTTTCCGCAGACGTAACAGCCGACATCTCCGGCCCGATCATGTTCGTCCTACCAACCGAACCACCAACCGCGCTGGCATGCGACGCCATAGGAAAGGTGTTCACCCTCCAAATCGAGAACATCAtcgacaacaaccccatcaccgccgagCCGCACGATGTGCGGCAGGTCTGGGTGGCCAATCGGATTGTAGGGACAGAACACTTCCGGTTCAAGGGGCATCATGGAAA ATACCTCTCCTGTGACAAAATCGGTCTCTTCTCCGCCACCTCCgaagccatcacccccctcgaGTCTTTTTCCGTCATCCCCACCGCCGACACCCCCGGCACTTTCCAGATCCAAACGCTAAGGGATACCTTCCTTTCTGTGAGAGCGTCGCGGTCCTCAAAAGCGAATGCTTCCCCTGAGGTCAGGGGGGATGAGACGGAGATTACGTTTGATACTACGTTGAGGATCAGGATGCAGGCGAGGTATAAACCCAAGTTAAAGGCTTccaaagaggagaaggcAAGGGAGAAGATTAGCCGGGCTGAGTTGGAGGctgcggtggggaggaggttggatgaggatgaggtgaaACGActgaagagggcgaggagggagggggactACCATGAGGCGGTGTTGGATTTGAAGGTTAAGGGGAAGCATGATAAGTATGGGTAG
- a CDS encoding hypothetical protein (COG:S; EggNog:ENOG503NVV6), whose amino-acid sequence MAPIAQAVTVSLQELKDGTVSFEKLQQAFGPDSLGILVVKDVPPEFASLRHHALSYSSYLGNLPKSELDKLENEKAKYLTGWSLGKETLKNGQVDTLKGSFYANCAFYVDPKLSCAAPTEEFNTDNFPEYLSPNIWPDDATLPGFKNSVEDLCRLIIDVAVLVARACDRFAEKEIAGYPNGYLEKVVSTSTTTKARLLHYFPEDPANAPPAPTKASEIANGEGGDEDDWCAIHLDHGCLTGLTSAMFVDEAKTPAVAPAFEQTLADSKPLKLAPLPELDASPDPASGLYIKSRTGQTVQVKIPRDCIAFQTGEALERITEGKFKAVPHFVRGARASMSDGRIARNTLAVFTQPNLGEEVDMEQHITFGEFARGIVAKNTVS is encoded by the exons ATGGCCCCTATTGCTCAGGCTGTGACTGTCTCCCTACAGGAGCTAAAGGACG GAACGGTGTCGTTTGAGAAGCTCCAGCAAGCATTCGGCCCGGATTCTCTGGGTATCTTGGTTGTCAAAGATGTACCACCCGAGTTTGCGAGTCTGAGGCATCATGCCCTCTCCTATTCGTCTTACCTTGGAAACCTCCCCAAGTCTGAGCTGG ATAAACTCGAGAATGAAAAGGCCAAGTACCTTACCGGATGGTCCCTTGGAAAGGAAACCCTCAAGAACGGCCAGGTCGACACATTAAAGGGCTCTTTCTATGCCAACTGTGCTTTCTATGTTGACCCAAAGCTGTCTTGCGCAGCGCCCACCGAGGAGTTCAACACTGACAACTTCCCTGAGTATCTCTCGCCCAACATCTGGCCGGATGATGCGACGCTACCCGGCTTCAAAAACTCTGTCGAGGATCTTTGCCGTCTGATCATTGACGTTGCCGTTTTGGTGGCTAGAGCGTGCGATAGATtcgccgagaaggagattgcCGGTTATCCCAACGGTTACTTGGAAAAGGTTGTGAGCACCTCGACCACGACAAAGGCTCGCCTGTTACACTACTTCCCCGAGGACCCCGCCAACGCGCCTCCTGCGCCGACAAAGGCGAGCGAAATCGCGaatggcgagggcggcgacgaggatgactGGTGTGCTATCCATCTGGACCACGGCTGTTTGACCGGTTTGACTTCGGCCATGTTTGTCGACGAAGCCAAGACGCCAGCGGTCGCACCGGCTTTTGAACAAACTTTGGCCGACAGCAAGCCGCTGAAGTTGGCACCTCTTCCCGAACTTGATGCGTCCCCTGACCCGGCATCTGGTTTGTACATCAAGTCTCGTACTGGGCAAACGGTCCAGGTCAAGATTCCCCGCGACTGTATTGCTTTCCAGACGGGCGAGGCATTGGAGAGGATTACTGAGGGCAAGTTCAAGGCTGTGCCGCATTTTGTACGGGGAGCTCGTGCTTCCATGAGCGATGGCCGGATTGCGCGCAACACGCTTGCCGTTTTTACCCAGCCGAAcctgggtgaggaggttgacatGGAGCAGCATATTACCTTTGGAGAGTTTGCGAGGGGAATCGTGGCCAAGAACACTGTTTCTTAG
- the RLM1 gene encoding resistance to lethality of mkk1p386 overexpression (COG:K; EggNog:ENOG503NUMI): protein MGRRKIEIKAIKDDRNRSVAAEIPSLTMQFWRNSTFLKRKGGLFKKAHELSVLCSVDVAVFIFGSNKKLYEYSSCDMRDLITRYTYHGGPNEHKGPSDFNGGADDEEEDDENGTPPQGDGMDAPMLHPHFQAQPQFPPHIRHHTPSASPPIPNGMFGPGPRGHTPQPPQMGSRPSSRNDIRRMGPMGGPQVGPQGPPPQAVNGYAFMPQPAIYNPHNAPNMPPNASHGLPPQYPYPGPPPHPQQMQQFAEERRRSSVPPNYPPQAQGPPAPRHSVSPPRPQAPQLPHQLPAQLPPRTMPSHMVPSPPQPQMHPMQSPPQPQQHLAPPPSHELPQIRPPPQEPQPPAPVETMAKPELVDRPRQPPLLDTAIKKAPPRKGGSIFTPIDENRSILSQHLAAFHPEVKSEPQGNRSLSLDMGKNGTTNSPPHLQRSNTQAQPQIKRNGSLSSIPETVFTPPSRSNSLRIGSISRPRLKVQIPDESDGGSATAESASPRNTTTTTDATSQPSRRPESVVLPPPSPSASSLLSAGATGPPNPFARPPPASHQNNSMNIDTPVSALPSRFMTNEFLPSPSSFYPEWNFRGSDSNTLPSPLNFATPVVSTGPSFLRDDPVPQKRKSPEISGNGHGPEQHVDIGGDAKRVKVDS from the exons ATGGGACGCAGAAAGATTGAAATCAAGGCTATCAAGGATGACAGAAATCGCTCTGT CGCTGCCGAGATCCCGTCGCTGACCATGCAATTCTGGCGCAACAGCACCTTTTTGAAGCGCAAGGGTGGTCTCTTCAAGAAAGCGCACGAGTTATCCGTGCTTTGCTCTGTAGATGTGGCCGTGTTCATTTTCGGCAGTAATAAGAAGCTCTACGAGTATTCATCCTGCGACATGCGCGACCTGATCACGCGGTACACCTAT CACGGCGGTCCAAATGAGCACAAGGGCCCATCCGACTTCAATGGCGGtgccgatgacgaggaggaggatgacgaaaACGGCACTCCACCGCAAGGAGACGGGATGGACGCTCCAATGCTCCATCCTCACTTCCAGGCGCAACCTCAGTTCCCCCCACACATCAGACACCACACTCCATCAGCGTCACCCCCTATTCCAAATGGCATGTTTGGCCCAGGGCCTCGAGGCCATactcctcagcctcctcagaTGGGATCGCGGCCATCATCACGCAATGACATCCGAAGAATGGGACCAATGGGTGGTCCTCAAGTTGGTCCGCAaggccctccccctcaggcAGTGAACGGATATGCTTTCATGCCCCAGCCAGCTATCTACAACCCTCATAATGCACCCAATATGCCTCCTAATGCTTCTCATGGCCTGCCACCGCAATATCCTTACCCTGGCCCTCCACCGCACCCGCAACAAATGCAACAATTTGCCGAAGAGCGAAGAAGATCGTCTGTTCCGCCCAACTACCCACCGCAGGCACAAgggccaccagcaccgcgTCACTCAGTGTCTCCCCCTCGACCTCAGGCACCACAGCTGCCTCACCAATTGCCAGCtcagcttcctcctcgcACTATGCCATCACACATGGTCCCTAGTCCGCCGCAACCACAGATGCATCCCATGCAAagcccacctcaacctcagcaacacctggcccctccaccatcgcACGAATTGCCACAGATCCGGCCACCTCCCCAGGAGCCCCAACCGCCAGCCCCTGTAGAGACCATGGCAAAGCCTGAACTTGTCGACAGACCCCGACAGCCGCCTCTTTTGGACACCGCCATCAAAAAGGCACCACCGCGCAAGGGTGGCAGCATCTTTACGCCTATTGATGAAAACCGATCTATTCTCTCGCAACACTTGGCAGCATTTCACCCAGAAGTAAAGTCGGAGCCGCAGGGCAACCGATCGCTTTCATTGGACATGGGAAAGAATGGGACCACAAACTCGCCGCCACATCTCCAACGTTCCAACACCCAAGCCCAGCCACAAATAAAGCGAAATGGCTCGCTATCGTCCATCCCCGAGACTGTGTTTACGCCACCGTCCCGGTCCAATAGTCTGCGCATCGGAAGCATATCTCGGCCACGACTAAAGGTGCAAATCCCCGACGAGTCTGATGGCGGGAGTGCTACGGCCGAATCGGCTTCTCCCCgcaacacaacaaccacgacgGATGCCAcctcacaaccctcgagGCGACCCGAGTCGGTTGTTCTcccgcccccttccccatccgcctcctcgctcCTCTCAGCAGGCGCAACCGGCCCACCGAACCCGTTTGcccgacctcctcccgctTCTCACCAAAACAACTCGATGAACATTGATACCCCTGTTTCCGCGCTCCCATCTCGATTTATGACGAATGAGTTTCTCCCAAGTCCCAGCAGCTTTTACCCCGAGTGGAACTTTCGTGGAAGTGACAGCAACACGCTGCCCAGTCCACTAAATTTTGCTACGCCCGTGGTGAGCACCGGGCCGTCCTTTCTGAGGGACGACCCGGTCCCGCAGAAGCGGAAAAGCCCCGAGATTAGCGGCAACGGGCACGGGCCTGAGCAACATGTTGATATTGGCGGAGATGCGAAGCGTGTAAAGGTTGATTCTTGA
- a CDS encoding hypothetical protein (COG:S; EggNog:ENOG503P33Y), protein MVSPNLIRSALWLAVLGTASALPGPENPNALAPRQPIDADLVPPPTDNDAPPATDTTKLAGHEFAVCHNLDGDYKPFCLPKHNETFNPGVLKYITWDPAFFSKGHTHEKANHTVKIIGFYLTPESDTHQAFDSGEISCAWGFYQWSVTQDLINANPLWNEKPGNKAKHFKQNTPTTITLRMAALPEDGSPAEWHQGPTVQIVKPKKGPNKSDGRRHPADDQVLYVALPTVAFFLMAIVMSTLCCNRGVRRIDLGNVMGRNRRSERGTVGRNRRDRGQYSRVDGRDMELGRGVGEGSGLGVRKVD, encoded by the coding sequence ATGGTTTCGCCTAACCTCATCCGGTCAGCCCTCTGGCTGGCCGTGCTAGGCACAGCATCAGCTCTTCCCGGCCCAGAAAACCCGAACGCTCTTGCGCCCCGTCAACCCATCGACGCCGACCtcgtcccccctcccaccgaCAACGACGCCCCTCCCGCCACcgacaccaccaagctcGCCGGTCACGAATTTGCCGTCTGCCACAACCTCGACGGCGACTACAAACCCTTCTGCCTCCCCAAACACAACGAAACCTTCAACCCCGGCGTCCTCAAGTACATCACCTGGGAcccggccttcttctccaaagGCCACACCCACGAGAAAGCAAACCACACGGTCAAAATCATCGGGTTTTACCTCACCCCCGAAAGCGACACCCACCAAGCCTTTGACTCTGGCGAAATCTCGTGCGCGTGGGGTTTTTACCAGTGGTCCGTTACCCAAGAcctcatcaacgccaacccATTGTGGAATGAAAAACCGGGAAACAAGGCGAAGCACTTCAAGCAGAACACACCAACGACAATAACCCTGAGGATGGCGGCGCTGCCGGAGGATGGCTCGCCCGCGGAATGGCATCAGGGACCGACGGTGCAGATTGTCAAGCCAAAGAAGGGGCCGAACAAGAGTGATGGGAGGAGGCACCCGGCGGACGATCAGGTGTTGTATGTGGCGCTGCCCACGGTGGCGTTTTTCCTGATGGCGATTGTGATGAGCACGTTGTGCTGTAAtaggggggtgaggaggattgATTTGGGGAatgtgatggggaggaacaggaggagTGAGagggggacggtggggagGAATAGGAGGGATAGGGGGCAGTATTCTAGggttgatgggagggatatggagcttgggaggggggttggagaggggagtGGATTGGGGGTTAGGAAGGTTGATTAA